TACGTCAGCGGACGCTTCGGTTGAACTCAGGGTAGACATAGCCCACCCTACAAAGGCTACCTCACCCCCCCAACCCCCCTCTCCTCTGGAGGAGAGGGGGGAGAAATACTCCCCTCTCCTCCAGAGGAGAGGGGGGAGTATTTCTCCCCTCCCCGTTAACGGGGAGGGGTTGGGGGTGGGGTTCCACTGTCCCGCTTCAAACTGGTAGCCTACTAAAGGACGATCCCCACAGCACCAATCCAAGTTAGGATGGAACATGGATTTGTGTATGCTCTGGAAAACTTAGTAAAAGACTTATGAAGCGCTATTTGTCCCGTCTGCTTGCCCTGGTTTTGGTTGTGACTATTGGCTTAATCGGCTGCTCTGGTTCAACAAGCATAACCGGGGATTATCGTCAAGATACCTTGGCTCTGGTGAACACTCTGAGAACCGCCATTGAATTGCCAGATGATTCACCGGATAAAGCGGCGGCTCAGGCAGAAGCACGTACAAGAATCAATGACTTTGCCGCTCGTTATCGTCGAGATAATTCTCTGACCACCCTCCGGTCTTTTACCACAATGCGAACAGCATTGAATAACTTAGCCGGACATTACAGTTCTTATCCAAATCGTCCTGTTCCTGAGAAGTTAAAGGATCGTTTGGAGCAAGAATTTAAGCAGGTGGAAGCTGCTCTGAAGCGAGGACTTTAACAGGTCATGAGGCATGGGGAGGGAATATCAAATTGAAAATTTTAGATTTCAAATTTAATTTTTGAATCAGCAATCTGATATTCTCCCTTATTCCGCAGTCTTCTCAGACTCTAGTCCGCAATCTTGGCGAATTCAAGTTCACCGGACGAACCATTGCCAGTTGCATTCACTGTTCCTTGAAATAGTCTATTTAACAACAACGCCGGTGGTTGCTTGTAAGGCCAAGCAAAGGCATGGCGGAAGGCGGCTTCTTGACAAGCCTGCAATTCCTCAAAACCGATGATGTCGTGAGTCAGCAGGTTTTCGTACTCGAAAGGCAGACGCACATTATGGAGTCCAGCGTTGTCGGTACAGATGGCGATGTCCACACCAGCGTCAAAACAGCGATCGAAAACAACCTTGAGTTGGCGGATATCTTCGAGGGTGCCAGTTTTTAGGTAGGTAGTGGGACAGACTTCCAAGCACTGATTGTCAGCAGCCAATTGACTCAGTAGCTCTGGATGCTGTAAAGGAATTTGGATACCGTGACCGATACGCTTCAGATAAGGTAGAAGTTTTGGATAACAGCCAGATGTAGTTTCGTACAGGTGACCTGTAGTTTTAAGGTTGAGCTTGAGCGCCAAGGCATATAGTTCTACAAATTCATCCAGCCGCTCTGCGTAATGAGCATCTCCTCCAGCCAAGTCTACAGCACAGACATAATCTTTGTTCTGTGCAGCCAGATCGACGATCGCCCGATTCACCTCATAGGGAAGGCGCGAGTGCATACACAGAATTTGGCTGGTAATAATTGGGTACTCCTTGACCTGACTAGCTTTACCAACAACCTCAACAATCTCAGCCATTTGGTCAATTCGTTCCGACTGGCTAAGTTGCGGCGATGTCCGCAGATAGGGAGTGTAGCGTAACTCCAAATAGGCAAGATTCTCAAAAATATACGCACCCCGAATCAGGCGGTAGATAAAGTAGGGCAACGTTTCGATAGTTTGGACGCCTTCTACGAGAGTATGGAGTTCCAAATACTCATCCAGTGTATTGCGCGGTTTCGTATAAAACTCCTCAAACGCCCCATACTCAGGGAACCGCTCAGCCAAATCGGCATCGCTGCGTTGGAAGTAGCGCCAGAGAATACGAGGTACAACAGAACCGCCCAGATGGCGGTGTAGTTCAGCATAAAGAGTCACGGCAACCTCTTGTATTGATATTCAGCAAATATTAGCTAGCTATATTTCAATTATGAACAAGGGATCGGTAATGTGCCGCCCACACCCGCGTCATAGCGTAAGTCCGTTAAAAGTCATATCTTGCACCATTATTACCCGCCTGGGGTTCAAACCCCAGGCTAATAGCGAAAGTCCACGCTCAGTGGACTGATACGGAATCCGCTTGCATAACCCCTTTATTCTCTCTCTCTTCTTCTTGGCGTCCTTGGCGTCTTGGCGGTTCGTTAAAAAGGGGGTAGTTAACCCGGATTTGATATGAAATCGTTTACCAGTCCACTGAGCGTGGACTTCAGCTATTAGCCGTGGACTTAAGTCCACGGCGGGCTTTGGGCTGAGAGTGAGAATGGTGCAAGATGTGAGTAAGAACTGGAGTAGTTAGAAATTTATCGCTCGTGACTGCTATACTGCACGCGAAGCATACGCTAAAAAGCATCTAATTATTTGGAGCATAGATTATTTGTAAGAATTCCTTTTAAGGACAATTTAGCTTAAACTCTTTTGGAAGCTAACTCTGTTGGCCTATAGCCTAGCGGCTCTCGATCCCTAGTGCAGCGCGGCAGAAATAACCCACCAGTTCAGAAGTAGTTAAATGCCTAACACTCAAAGGATTTTTGACTTTTGACTTTTGACTTTTGACTTTTGCCTAGCAGCCCTAGTGGGAACCAGTGGTGCAGCAACCAGTCCTTAAGGGCTGATGATTTCGCAATATTGTTTTTTCTTTTCTTTCTGGTTGATGGTATGTTGAAAGCTCTCATAGCTGTTACGCGACACCAAAATAGTTTCTATCGCAGGGTTTTAGCCTGTGTCTCGATCGGTATCTTGCTTAGTCCCTGGATCGATCGCAAACCAGCCCAGGCACAAGTAAGGGTTCCTTGCCAGTTACCAGCCGAGGCAGGCCAACAGAAAGAAAATCTCCGGCTGGCAGCTTTGAGAGGCGATCGAGAAGCGCAGAATCGCTACCAAGCCCTCATAGCTAAACAGGCAGCGCAATTGCAGGAGTGCCGCACCCAAAACTGGCCTCGCAACCAGGCTATTTGGTTGCGCTTATATCCCTGCGATATCCGTCCAGGATCGCTGGGTGCGATCCTCGATCGCATTGTCAATAAAGGCTATAACGAAGTTTATGTGGAAGTGTTTTATGACGGCCAAGTGCTGCTACCCCAGACAGATAACCCCACGCCTTGGCAGTCTGTTGTACAGGTACCCGGTGCGGAGAAGTACGATCTGTTAGCTGAAGCGATCGACAAAGGCCGCAAGCGGGGTCTAAAAGTTTACGCTTGGGCGTTTACAATGAATTTCGGCTATGTCTACGCTCAACAACCCGATCGCCAATCGGTGCTGGCTCGCAACGGTACGGGCAAAACCAGTCTGGAAGTAGCTAACGATGCCGGTATAGACACCGATTTAACAAAGGGCGATGCTAGTAAAGC
Above is a window of Argonema galeatum A003/A1 DNA encoding:
- the psb27 gene encoding photosystem II protein Psb27, producing the protein MKRYLSRLLALVLVVTIGLIGCSGSTSITGDYRQDTLALVNTLRTAIELPDDSPDKAAAQAEARTRINDFAARYRRDNSLTTLRSFTTMRTALNNLAGHYSSYPNRPVPEKLKDRLEQEFKQVEAALKRGL
- a CDS encoding adenosine deaminase, which codes for MTLYAELHRHLGGSVVPRILWRYFQRSDADLAERFPEYGAFEEFYTKPRNTLDEYLELHTLVEGVQTIETLPYFIYRLIRGAYIFENLAYLELRYTPYLRTSPQLSQSERIDQMAEIVEVVGKASQVKEYPIITSQILCMHSRLPYEVNRAIVDLAAQNKDYVCAVDLAGGDAHYAERLDEFVELYALALKLNLKTTGHLYETTSGCYPKLLPYLKRIGHGIQIPLQHPELLSQLAADNQCLEVCPTTYLKTGTLEDIRQLKVVFDRCFDAGVDIAICTDNAGLHNVRLPFEYENLLTHDIIGFEELQACQEAAFRHAFAWPYKQPPALLLNRLFQGTVNATGNGSSGELEFAKIAD